ACTGAGCTGACTAAAACCTTAGTCGAGGAAGGAATTGTGATCTCCTATCAGGATGATATCAATACGATTGATGGTATTTTTCATGTCCCAACAGCAGAGACACTAGTCATTTTTACACCTGCTATTCCTAAAGATTCGAAGATTAAGGCCTTTTTCGAATCACATGGACATACGCTTTATAAACGGTCTCAGGTTTTGGGGATCATTAGCGAGAGTAGATTTACAGTAGCTGTTGCTGGTACACATGGTAAAACAACAACTTCTACTATGGTGGCACATGTATTGAAGGATTCGGGTTACGACTGCTCTGCCTTTTTGGGAGGAATTAGTTCTAACTACGGTACCAATGTGCTTTATGGTAATAATAATACAGTTGTGGTTGAGGCTGATGAATTTGATCGTTCATTTCTGACGCTTCACCCCAATATCGCAATAGTAACTTCTTCTGATGCGGATCATTTGGACATTTATGGCGACCGTAGCCATTTGCTTGAATCGTTTCAAATGTTCTTGGATAAAGTGGTTGAAGGAGGTACACGTATTATAAAAAAGGGCCTTGAGTTTAAGGGGCAAATCAGTTATTCAGGCCATGAAATCGCTGATGCATATGCTTCCAATGTGCATGTACGCGATGGAGAGTTCTTTTTTGATTATCAAGATACCAATGGAAAGATCGATGATATCCATTTGGGTATTCCTGGTATCCATAATGTTGAAAATGCGGTGGCTGCAATTGCAGTGGCCCGTTTACTTGGGATTGAGAACGAAGCGATCAAGAAAGCGTTGACGACATTCAAAGGAGTGAAAAGAAGGTTTGAATATATTGTCCGTAAACCTGGAGCGGTGTATATTGATGACTATGCACACCATCCAGAGGAATTGCGTGCATTTTTAACTTCGATGCGTAAATTGTATCCCACAAAAAAACTAAATGTGGTGTTTCAGCCGCATTTATTTACGCGTACGCGGGATTTTGTGGATGGTTTTGCCGAGGTATTGTCCATGGCAGACAATCTGTTGTTAATGGAAATTTATCCAGCACGGGAGCTTCCCATTGAAGGGATCAATTCGAGTTGGTTATTGGATAAAATTACGGCAACGGAAAAACAGCTTGTAACAGCAGAAGAAGTCCTGGAATTCGCACGCGATGAAAAGCCGGAACTAATTGTTACAGTTGGGGCAGGTGATATTGACAAATTGGTTAAACCGTTACAGGCCATTTTAGAGCATGCTTAAAAAATTACGTAACATACAATGGAATCGTGTCCTCTACTTTACGCTGTTTTTTATCGGCGTAATAGTCGTCGTCGTGATTATGAGTATTGTTGGGAAACGTGATGAGCAGCAGGTTTGTAAAGATATTAAGATTGTCATTGAAGGCACAGAAGCTTTTATTGATCAGGCTGATATCTCCAAATTGATCGAACAGAACTATGGTAGTTTCGTGGGGAAGAAAGTCAATGGAATCCCCTTTCAGAAGGTTGAAAAAACCTTGCGCAAATTACCGTATGTTTCCGATGCCAGTATACATGCCGATATGGATGGTACGATCAGAATTAACATTAATCAGCGCGAGGCTGTCATGCGGGTCATCAACAAAAATGGCAAGGAATTTTATGTAGACCCCAAAGGATTGAAGATACCGACAACGTTGAAGTATATACCGCACATCATGGTTGCTACAGGTAATATCGCAGAAGGATATAATGAAGCATTGGATACCATCGCAACACCATTGGTTAAAGATTTGGTCAAGGTTGTTGAATTTATCAAAAATGACGAATTATGGAATAACCAGGTGGTGCAGATATATGTGAATCCGGATAAGGATATTGAACTTGTACCTCGTGTAGGGACACAGCAATTGATTGTTGGATCGGCAGATTCATTGGAACAAAAATTTGAATTATTAAACACCTTTTATACGCAGATCATGCCAAAGGTAGGTATAAATGCTTATGGTGTTGTCAACGTGAAATATGGAGGTCAGATCATCTGTGAAAAGCGAGGAAACTGGAGTTTTTCAGATGATCAAACAAAAAAAGTAGCAAATAATACATTATAGTAATACAGCAACAATACAGGAAATTATGAACTCAAAGGCAGCAGAAATTGAAAGAGAAAACCCAATTATCGTGGGACTCGATATTGGTACTACCAAAATTTGTGTTACGGTTGGGAGACGTAGCTCAGGAAACAAAATTGAATTATTAGGTGTGGGGAAAGCGGACTCTGCCGGTGTAAGCCGCGGAGTAGTTGCTAATATCCAGAAAACTGTGGGGAGTATTTTAGAGGCTGTTGAGATAGCCGAAGCACAGTCCAATGTGGATATTAAAGTGGTGAACGTGGGGATTGCTGGCCAACACATCAAAAGTATTCAACACCGCGGAATATTTACCAAAACTGATGGTGACGACGAAATTATTCGACGCGATATCGAACGACTGATTTCGGATATGTATAAACTGGTACTGCCTCCAGGAGAAGAAATTATACATGTTTTACCACAGGAGTTTACGGTAGATAACGAGCCGGGTATTCGCGAACCAATCGGTATGGCAGGGCGTCGTATTGAAGCAAATTTCCATATTATATCGGGACGTGTAACTGATATTAAAAACATCAAAAAATGTATTGATAATTCCAATCTGGAAGTTGCTGAATTAATTCTCGAACCTTTAGCGTCTTCAGAAGCTGTATTGGATGAAGACGAAAAAAATGCTGGTGTTGTATTAGTAGATATCGGTGGTGGAACCACAGATGTTGCCATCTTCCATGAAGGAATTATTCGTCACACAGCCGTGATTCCTTTAGGCGGTAATATCGTCACAGAAGATATCCGTCAGGGATGTTCTGTTTTGCGTTCCCAAGCTGAATTGTTGAAAACTCGCTTTGGATCAGCTTTAGCCGATGAAAACAAAGAAAATGAGGTGATTTGCGTGCCCGGATTAAAAGGTCGTGAACCAAAAGAAATTTCTGTTAAAAACCTAGCTTATATCATCCAAGCTAGAATGGAGGAAATTATTGAGCATGTATATTATGAAATCAAATCTTCTGGATATGAAAATAAACTGATCGGTGGTATTGTAATTACCGGTGGTGGTGCTCAATTAAAACATCTGGTACAACTTGTTGAATATATTACTGGAATAGATTGTCGTATCGGATTTCCGAATGAATATCTTTCTAAGAATGAGGTTTTGCCAAAACCGTTGTTTGAAGAATTGAAAAGTCCGTTGTACGCAACGAGTATCGGCTTGTTGATCAAGGGAATCCAGTCACACGAGGAAGAGGAAGATAGCCGTAGAGAAATGCACACCCCATCTAAAAAAGTGCAGGCCGCTACAGTGACGACAAAAGAGGTTTCTGAACAGCAACAAAAGGAGCAAGGATTATTGTCATGGTTCAAACGTTTTATCAAAGACGGTAATGAAATCGATGACGCAAGTTTTTTAGATAAGAAGTAAGTTTTCCACAATAGTTGAAGTTTTCCACAATTTAACAAATGTGGAAAACTTTTGTTGAAATTATATTATTATTACATTACATATAGTGGGTTTGATTCGTTTTGATATCATCTTCATTGTAAGTTAAATAGGGATAAGTTATGTCAATACAGTTTGAAATGTTAAAAGAACAATCTTCAATAATCAAAGTTATTGGGGTTGGTGGTGGTGGCGGCAATGCCGTAAACCACATGTATAAACAAGGAATTAGTGGGGTAGATTTTATCGTGTGTAATACTGATGCGCAAGCATTGGAATTGAGCCCGATCCCAAATAAAGTTCAATTGGGGATAAGTCTGACCGAAGGAATGGGGGCAGGAGCAGATCCTGATGTAGGTGAAAATTCAGCGATCGAAAGTATTGAAGATATCAAACGTATGTTGGGTACCAATACCAAGATGTTGTTTATTACAGCTGGTATGGGCGGTGGAACTGGTACTGGTGCTAGTCCAGTATTGGCGAAAGCTGCCAAAGAATTGGGTATTTTAACTGTTGCGATTGTAACTACACCCTTTACGTTTGAAGGTAAACGCCGTCGTTCACAGGCGGAAGAAGGTTTATCTGAGTTACGTAAATATGTAGATTCTTATCTTGTGATTTCAAATGACCGCCTTCGTGAGATTTTTGGTAATTTGACGATGACTGCGGCTTTTGCAAAAGCCGATGATATATTGACTACCGCGGCAAAAGGTATCGCCGAAATTATAACTATCCCTGGTTATGTAAACGTCGATTTTAAAGATGTTCGCACTGTTATGAACGATAGTGGTGTTGCCATTATGGGGAATGCTGTTGCCGAAGGTGAAGATCGTGCATTACGTGCAGTGGAAGGTGCCTTAGCTTCTCCATTGTTGAAAGATAATGAGATTGAAGGTGCTCGCTATATTTTATTGAATATTACTTCTGGAACGAAAGAAGTAACTATGGATGAAGTTGCGATCATTACGGATTACATTCAGGAAAAAGCTGGTTTGTCAGCAGATTTAATCTGGGGTAACTGTATTGATGAGAATTTTGAAGACGAATTGTCAGTAACAATTATTGCCACTGGTTTTCAAACATCTGAAGAACGTGATAAAGAACGTGAAAATACAAAGGTGTCTATGCCCTTAACTGCTGAACCGGCTAATTCTTTTATCAAACCTGTTTCTCAGGTAGCGCCAAGAGAAGTTCCTGCTACGAATAGTTTCGTAACTCCGGTTCAACGTGTGGATACACCAGCACCTTCTACAAATACTTCTACTCCAAATAATTTGCAATCTGACTTGTTCACTTCTCCCAGAAATGCGGTACAACAACAGGTAGCTGTTGAGGAACCACAAGTAATACGTCATGATTTGGGCTTTGATGGTGGTTATGAAGAGGAAACTTCATTTGGAGATAGTGATTTTCAATTGAAAACCTCACCGTCAGTGTTTCAATTCCAGATGCCAACAGTGTTTGATTCTTACACAGCTCCTTCTGCGTCAGGATATGAGGAGAAACCTACATTTTCATCAAGTACAACAAATGAGCAAGTAGAAGTCCCTCAGGTAGAAGAAGAGCAAGTTTCGTTTGAAGATCAGCTGGTTCGTACAAAAGAACGCATCTTGCGTCTTAAAGAATTGAGCATGAAACTAAAATCTTCTAATGGTCTACATGAGTTGGAAAACGAGCCTGCTTATAAGCGGAAACAAATGTCATTGGAAGATACACCGCATTCTTCACAATCTCAGGTGTCTCGTTTTACACTTTCCTTTGAAGACGGAAATACTGAAATTAGACCGAACAATTCTTTTCTACATGATAATGTAGACTAATTGATTCACCATAAAATGACAAAAAGCCATCCAATCGGATGGCTTTTTTAGTATCTTTAAATACCGAAATAAGACAATTATACAAGCTATGACGACAAAATTAAATAACCCTGTATGGGTAATGAGTTCTGCATTTGATAAATTATCCTTACCAGAGTTGATTCAGACGACCAAAAGAATCGGAGCAGGGGGGATAGACCTTTGTGTGTTTAGAAAAGATGGGACCCGTGAAGATCATACCGCAACGCATTTGGATTATGATGATTTTACTCCTGCAAAAGCGAGGGAAATCATTGAGCTGTTCAATCAGGCTGATTTAAAACTTTCGC
The Sphingobacterium multivorum genome window above contains:
- the murC gene encoding UDP-N-acetylmuramate--L-alanine ligase, whose amino-acid sequence is MNLDAIKQVYLIGIGGIGMSGLARYFKHLGCEVNGYDRTETELTKTLVEEGIVISYQDDINTIDGIFHVPTAETLVIFTPAIPKDSKIKAFFESHGHTLYKRSQVLGIISESRFTVAVAGTHGKTTTSTMVAHVLKDSGYDCSAFLGGISSNYGTNVLYGNNNTVVVEADEFDRSFLTLHPNIAIVTSSDADHLDIYGDRSHLLESFQMFLDKVVEGGTRIIKKGLEFKGQISYSGHEIADAYASNVHVRDGEFFFDYQDTNGKIDDIHLGIPGIHNVENAVAAIAVARLLGIENEAIKKALTTFKGVKRRFEYIVRKPGAVYIDDYAHHPEELRAFLTSMRKLYPTKKLNVVFQPHLFTRTRDFVDGFAEVLSMADNLLLMEIYPARELPIEGINSSWLLDKITATEKQLVTAEEVLEFARDEKPELIVTVGAGDIDKLVKPLQAILEHA
- a CDS encoding cell division protein FtsQ/DivIB encodes the protein MLKKLRNIQWNRVLYFTLFFIGVIVVVVIMSIVGKRDEQQVCKDIKIVIEGTEAFIDQADISKLIEQNYGSFVGKKVNGIPFQKVEKTLRKLPYVSDASIHADMDGTIRININQREAVMRVINKNGKEFYVDPKGLKIPTTLKYIPHIMVATGNIAEGYNEALDTIATPLVKDLVKVVEFIKNDELWNNQVVQIYVNPDKDIELVPRVGTQQLIVGSADSLEQKFELLNTFYTQIMPKVGINAYGVVNVKYGGQIICEKRGNWSFSDDQTKKVANNTL
- the ftsA gene encoding cell division protein FtsA: MNSKAAEIERENPIIVGLDIGTTKICVTVGRRSSGNKIELLGVGKADSAGVSRGVVANIQKTVGSILEAVEIAEAQSNVDIKVVNVGIAGQHIKSIQHRGIFTKTDGDDEIIRRDIERLISDMYKLVLPPGEEIIHVLPQEFTVDNEPGIREPIGMAGRRIEANFHIISGRVTDIKNIKKCIDNSNLEVAELILEPLASSEAVLDEDEKNAGVVLVDIGGGTTDVAIFHEGIIRHTAVIPLGGNIVTEDIRQGCSVLRSQAELLKTRFGSALADENKENEVICVPGLKGREPKEISVKNLAYIIQARMEEIIEHVYYEIKSSGYENKLIGGIVITGGGAQLKHLVQLVEYITGIDCRIGFPNEYLSKNEVLPKPLFEELKSPLYATSIGLLIKGIQSHEEEEDSRREMHTPSKKVQAATVTTKEVSEQQQKEQGLLSWFKRFIKDGNEIDDASFLDKK
- the ftsZ gene encoding cell division protein FtsZ, encoding MSIQFEMLKEQSSIIKVIGVGGGGGNAVNHMYKQGISGVDFIVCNTDAQALELSPIPNKVQLGISLTEGMGAGADPDVGENSAIESIEDIKRMLGTNTKMLFITAGMGGGTGTGASPVLAKAAKELGILTVAIVTTPFTFEGKRRRSQAEEGLSELRKYVDSYLVISNDRLREIFGNLTMTAAFAKADDILTTAAKGIAEIITIPGYVNVDFKDVRTVMNDSGVAIMGNAVAEGEDRALRAVEGALASPLLKDNEIEGARYILLNITSGTKEVTMDEVAIITDYIQEKAGLSADLIWGNCIDENFEDELSVTIIATGFQTSEERDKERENTKVSMPLTAEPANSFIKPVSQVAPREVPATNSFVTPVQRVDTPAPSTNTSTPNNLQSDLFTSPRNAVQQQVAVEEPQVIRHDLGFDGGYEEETSFGDSDFQLKTSPSVFQFQMPTVFDSYTAPSASGYEEKPTFSSSTTNEQVEVPQVEEEQVSFEDQLVRTKERILRLKELSMKLKSSNGLHELENEPAYKRKQMSLEDTPHSSQSQVSRFTLSFEDGNTEIRPNNSFLHDNVD